A part of Fusobacterium perfoetens genomic DNA contains:
- a CDS encoding dUTP diphosphatase: protein MEKKPKSFQELLNLQALLDETIDRPRENGFKPRHRTYEDIKMSIIAEVIEFNEETKFSHKTWKEKEFNEENLKEESIDILFFFLQFVNKSIRDNSILDLRFFINNWDTLFKDKSRIDYSDGLELGIIRNVSRDDIWRAFVYLIDLYRAYSISQDEVYSIYYRKWQKNMERIKKDWTLKGVEK, encoded by the coding sequence ATGGAGAAAAAGCCTAAAAGTTTTCAAGAATTATTAAACTTGCAAGCGTTATTAGATGAAACAATAGATAGACCAAGAGAGAATGGATTTAAACCAAGGCACCGAACATACGAAGATATAAAAATGTCTATAATAGCAGAGGTAATAGAATTCAATGAGGAAACAAAATTCTCACATAAAACTTGGAAAGAAAAAGAATTTAATGAGGAAAATTTAAAAGAAGAATCTATTGATATATTATTTTTCTTTTTACAATTCGTAAACAAAAGTATAAGAGATAACTCTATCTTAGATTTGAGATTTTTTATAAACAACTGGGATACTTTATTCAAAGATAAAAGCAGGATAGATTATTCAGATGGATTGGAGCTTGGAATAATAAGAAATGTATCTCGTGATGATATTTGGAGAGCCTTTGTATACTTAATTGATTTATATAGAGCTTATTCTATAAGTCAAGATGAAGTATATTCTATTTATTACAGAAAATGGCAAAAGAATATGGAGAGAATAAAAAAGGACTGGACTTTAAAAGGAGTTGAAAAATAA
- a CDS encoding ParB/Srx family N-terminal domain-containing protein, with the protein MIERKLRVDYISVNDIKEYENNAKEHPDWQVEQIANSIRAFGFNDPLALDEDNQIIEGHGRYLAAKRMAMKKVPCIYLKGLSEDEKRAYIITHNKLTMNTGFDLEVLEYELNSLKVQNFDLGLTGFTNSELDDLLEKSKQELEDFETEEKDRLDNDYSLKIEAPIYEPKNEKPEISEMVDYTKYNQLIEEIENRKDISEEEKKFLKFAATRHIVFNYEKIADYYANSDKNTQELMENSALVIIDFEKAIENGFVQMSKETMQEFGADCDE; encoded by the coding sequence TTGATAGAAAGAAAATTAAGGGTTGATTATATTTCTGTAAATGACATCAAGGAATATGAAAATAATGCTAAAGAACACCCAGATTGGCAAGTTGAACAAATAGCTAATTCAATCAGAGCTTTTGGATTTAACGACCCTTTGGCACTAGATGAGGACAACCAAATAATTGAAGGGCACGGAAGATATTTGGCAGCAAAAAGAATGGCTATGAAAAAAGTTCCTTGTATATACTTGAAAGGTTTATCAGAAGATGAAAAAAGAGCATACATTATTACTCATAACAAATTAACGATGAACACTGGATTTGATTTAGAGGTGTTAGAGTATGAACTAAACTCTTTAAAAGTACAAAACTTTGATTTAGGTCTAACTGGTTTCACAAATTCAGAACTTGATGATTTATTGGAAAAAAGCAAACAAGAACTTGAAGATTTTGAAACAGAAGAAAAAGATAGACTTGATAACGATTATTCATTAAAAATAGAAGCTCCAATTTATGAGCCTAAAAATGAGAAACCTGAAATCTCTGAAATGGTTGATTATACCAAATACAATCAACTTATCGAGGAGATAGAAAATAGAAAAGATATATCAGAAGAAGAGAAAAAGTTTTTAAAGTTCGCAGCAACAAGGCACATTGTATTCAACTATGAAAAAATAGCAGATTATTATGCTAACTCTGATAAAAATACACAAGAATTAATGGAAAATTCAGCACTTGTAATAATTGATTTTGAAAAAGCTATTGAGAATGGTTTTGTTCAAATGTCTAAAGAGACAATGCAAGAGTTTGGAGCTGATTGTGATGAGTAA
- a CDS encoding helix-turn-helix domain-containing protein, which translates to MVDIKYLLISLRKRHKHSKIEMANKLGITKNFLYRVETGRRNFSETTLNRLFTEYNISEEMQEIYKAITKLNSSSILIDLKNIDSLNKRKLIILLSENLDKISERTIKTINIILKKDLEKGVDND; encoded by the coding sequence ATGGTAGATATAAAATACTTGCTAATAAGTCTTAGGAAAAGACATAAGCATAGCAAAATTGAAATGGCAAATAAATTAGGTATAACTAAAAACTTCTTATATAGAGTAGAAACAGGTCGTAGAAATTTTTCAGAGACCACATTAAATAGATTATTTACTGAATATAATATCTCTGAGGAAATGCAAGAAATATATAAGGCAATAACAAAATTAAATAGTTCTAGCATATTAATAGATTTAAAAAATATAGATTCGTTAAATAAGAGAAAACTGATAATACTATTATCTGAAAACTTGGATAAAATAAGTGAAAGAACAATAAAAACTATAAATATTATTCTAAAAAAAGATTTAGAAAAGGGGGTTGACAATGATTAA
- a CDS encoding S24 family peptidase, producing the protein MDKKNFEVTDEQAFELGKLLKERREELNYSTNHIEIHTGIDKADLSRIENGKKKKINPIYLKELARILKLNQIELFNKIGYIDDKYLPKNEIVETDFITIPVYSSVSAGFGCEVCSEPIDYLPYPKTSGEIIAIKVSGDSMEDTIPDGAIIVVKKDVMVEVGEIGVFLTNGIDYKEGFVKRLRHKNGTYVLESDNKKYPDIEIKTSDIVACGKVIKIMNDTNKKIKDPLYEYIDMLSEEQRKIIEPMLKGLVNKK; encoded by the coding sequence ATGGATAAAAAAAATTTTGAAGTTACAGATGAACAAGCATTTGAATTAGGAAAACTTTTAAAAGAAAGACGTGAAGAATTAAATTACAGCACCAATCACATAGAAATACATACTGGAATAGATAAGGCTGATTTATCAAGAATAGAAAATGGCAAAAAAAAGAAAATAAACCCCATATACCTCAAAGAATTAGCAAGAATTTTAAAACTAAATCAAATTGAATTATTTAATAAGATAGGGTATATTGATGATAAATATCTTCCTAAAAATGAAATAGTTGAAACTGATTTTATAACAATTCCTGTTTACAGTAGTGTTTCAGCAGGATTTGGTTGTGAAGTTTGTTCAGAGCCTATTGATTATTTACCATACCCTAAAACTAGCGGAGAGATTATAGCTATTAAAGTTAGTGGAGATAGTATGGAAGATACAATCCCTGACGGAGCTATAATAGTTGTAAAAAAAGATGTTATGGTTGAAGTTGGAGAAATAGGAGTATTCTTAACTAATGGAATAGACTATAAAGAGGGTTTTGTAAAAAGACTTAGACATAAAAATGGAACTTATGTTCTTGAAAGTGATAATAAAAAATACCCAGACATAGAAATAAAAACATCAGATATAGTAGCTTGTGGAAAAGTTATAAAAATAATGAATGATACAAATAAAAAAATAAAAGACCCACTATATGAATATATTGATATGCTTAGCGAGGAACAAAGAAAAATTATAGAGCCTATGCTAAAAGGATTAGTTAATAAAAAATAA
- a CDS encoding YjcQ family protein yields the protein MYDKKIIIELLKFIKENLNSKNPKEFTEKLFIENIENLDNQKLVKILKYLYQENFIQGVNIIEFDQGGGKLHFYSLELTEKGENFLKDNSFFKKIFNVLKIIFNVFTSLGTLIIDFLSLFKK from the coding sequence ATGTATGATAAAAAAATTATCATCGAACTTTTAAAATTTATAAAAGAAAATCTAAATTCTAAAAATCCTAAAGAATTTACTGAAAAGTTATTTATTGAAAATATCGAAAATTTAGATAATCAAAAATTAGTTAAGATTCTTAAATACCTTTATCAAGAAAATTTTATCCAAGGAGTTAATATTATTGAATTTGACCAAGGTGGTGGCAAATTACATTTTTATTCCTTAGAACTCACTGAAAAAGGAGAAAACTTCTTAAAAGATAATTCTTTTTTTAAAAAAATTTTTAATGTTCTAAAAATAATATTTAATGTATTTACTTCTTTAGGAACTCTTATAATTGATTTTCTCTCATTGTTTAAAAAATAA
- a CDS encoding recombinase family protein: MLLSAKKNRTIAYCRVSTITQEEGRSLEFQIKKCQDFCQLQGYDLIDIIQDVESGGNDDRKGFLELQEKIKNREFDILVVWESSRISRITLTMLNFVLELQKNDIHFISISQPELNTNTPTGMLFFQIQSSLGEYERKQISVRVKSNKWARAKEGIWQGGKLPLGYKKDKEDNKIILIDETKANEVRAIFDYYIACRSLKETGELFGKNPSTIKWILQNKFYLGYLRYGKKENNINTGEIKVNKDYKYFKGSHEPIIDEETFNQANSTIEVRRKKTAGKSTLMFTGIVRCPCGGKMYAHTKENGRVDYRCNVCGKSISKMRLEPKIEKELFEMAELKELNSVEVSKSSYKVKIKNLETFLDSYEKEQERIRYMFRKGHISEKELDEEMQELVIKINNIKSEKRILEKTLKDEIVSSDEQLENLEILKEVLKNKDERDMEDLKYMFRLLIHHIELINTKPLEIKIFIK, from the coding sequence ATGTTATTGTCAGCGAAGAAAAATAGAACAATAGCATATTGTAGAGTATCAACAATTACACAAGAGGAGGGCAGAAGTTTGGAATTTCAAATAAAGAAATGTCAGGACTTCTGTCAACTTCAAGGGTATGATTTAATTGATATAATACAAGATGTTGAGAGCGGAGGAAACGACGACAGAAAAGGTTTTTTAGAACTCCAAGAAAAAATAAAAAATAGAGAGTTTGATATTTTAGTTGTGTGGGAAAGTTCGAGAATATCAAGAATTACATTAACGATGTTGAATTTCGTATTGGAGCTACAAAAGAATGATATACATTTTATAAGTATCTCACAGCCTGAATTAAATACAAATACTCCTACTGGAATGTTATTCTTTCAGATACAATCAAGTCTTGGAGAGTACGAGAGAAAGCAAATATCGGTTAGGGTAAAATCTAATAAATGGGCTAGAGCAAAAGAGGGAATATGGCAAGGTGGAAAGCTCCCACTAGGTTATAAAAAAGATAAAGAGGATAATAAAATAATATTAATAGATGAAACGAAAGCTAATGAAGTGAGAGCTATATTTGATTATTATATAGCTTGTAGGAGCTTAAAAGAAACTGGAGAGTTATTTGGTAAAAATCCATCAACTATAAAATGGATTTTACAGAATAAATTTTATCTTGGGTATTTAAGATATGGTAAAAAAGAAAATAATATTAATACTGGAGAAATTAAAGTTAATAAGGATTACAAATATTTCAAAGGTAGCCACGAGCCTATAATAGATGAGGAAACATTTAATCAAGCTAATTCTACAATAGAAGTTAGAAGAAAAAAGACGGCAGGAAAATCAACATTAATGTTTACTGGGATAGTTAGATGTCCTTGTGGTGGTAAAATGTATGCTCATACAAAAGAAAACGGTAGAGTTGATTATAGATGTAATGTTTGTGGAAAATCTATTAGCAAGATGAGATTAGAGCCTAAGATTGAAAAAGAACTATTTGAAATGGCAGAACTAAAAGAATTAAATAGTGTAGAAGTCAGCAAAAGTAGTTACAAAGTTAAAATAAAAAATCTTGAAACTTTTTTAGATAGTTATGAGAAAGAGCAAGAAAGAATAAGGTATATGTTTAGAAAAGGGCATATATCTGAAAAAGAACTAGACGAAGAAATGCAAGAATTAGTAATAAAAATCAATAATATAAAATCTGAAAAAAGAATTTTAGAAAAAACTTTAAAAGATGAAATAGTAAGTTCTGATGAACAACTAGAAAATTTAGAAATTTTAAAAGAAGTTTTAAAAAATAAAGATGAGAGAGATATGGAAGATTTAAAATATATGTTTAGATTACTCATTCATCACATAGAATTAATAAATACAAAACCATTAGAAATAAAAATATTTATAAAATAA
- a CDS encoding DUF3310 domain-containing protein, with translation MLNEDSKKILVTMSEMIFYQEKEISELKFYKENLIAHLNQKKELLEEKNNELKRRVLETNSLNEKIKTLEEELQQKDNSSKLRKELKEKDNVNSPNHYKLEGLDIESIDVIFAVVRGIKNGVIADCVGNILKYVMRAEKKNGLEDYKKARKYLDWCIEEKGKENKNE, from the coding sequence ATGTTAAATGAAGATTCTAAGAAAATTTTAGTTACTATGTCAGAAATGATATTTTACCAAGAAAAAGAAATTAGCGAGTTAAAGTTTTATAAAGAAAATTTAATAGCTCACCTAAACCAAAAGAAAGAATTGTTAGAAGAGAAAAACAACGAATTAAAAAGACGTGTATTAGAAACAAATTCTCTAAATGAAAAAATAAAAACTCTAGAAGAAGAATTACAACAAAAAGATAATTCCTCTAAACTTAGAAAAGAGTTGAAAGAGAAAGATAATGTAAACAGTCCAAATCACTATAAACTAGAGGGACTGGATATAGAAAGTATTGATGTTATATTTGCAGTTGTTAGAGGTATAAAGAATGGTGTAATAGCTGATTGTGTAGGTAATATTCTTAAATATGTAATGAGAGCTGAGAAGAAAAATGGTTTAGAGGACTATAAGAAAGCTAGAAAATATTTAGATTGGTGTATAGAGGAGAAAGGGAAAGAAAATAAAAATGAGTAG
- a CDS encoding rRNA adenine N-6-methyltransferase family protein encodes MQINLDFIKDEKIGDFSVETLIISPFDAELHNLSCKINKRPEQVVEAGTFKVLKENGDIWMSNTLMEVATHQQAIKKAKGNVLVAGLGLGMFLTAIKDKKEVKKITVIENSQEVIELVGKYYQDEKIQIINEDICDFNTDEKFDLIWLDIWATISRDNLEEMDLLRRKFSKNSKNILCWSEEIFRKEIREDV; translated from the coding sequence ATGCAAATAAATTTAGACTTTATCAAAGATGAAAAAATAGGAGATTTTTCAGTAGAAACATTAATAATTTCCCCTTTTGATGCCGAATTACACAATCTTAGTTGTAAGATAAATAAAAGACCTGAACAAGTAGTTGAAGCAGGAACATTTAAAGTTTTAAAAGAGAATGGAGATATATGGATGTCCAATACCTTAATGGAGGTAGCAACTCATCAACAAGCAATAAAAAAAGCTAAAGGAAATGTACTTGTAGCAGGGTTAGGACTTGGAATGTTTCTAACTGCTATCAAGGATAAAAAAGAAGTAAAAAAAATAACAGTAATTGAAAATAGCCAAGAAGTAATTGAACTTGTTGGAAAATATTATCAAGATGAAAAAATACAAATAATAAACGAAGATATTTGCGATTTCAACACTGATGAAAAATTTGATTTAATATGGCTAGATATATGGGCGACTATTTCTAGAGATAATCTTGAAGAAATGGACCTTTTAAGAAGAAAATTCTCTAAGAACTCTAAAAATATTTTATGTTGGAGTGAAGAAATTTTTAGAAAGGAAATAAGAGAAGATGTATAA
- a CDS encoding helix-turn-helix domain-containing protein — MKKENYILIQGFMVTDLNLKGNELLAYAIIYGFSQEEGQTFRGSLSYLEKWLNASKQTVINTLKSLVEKGLIKKTEKVINNIKFCEYSCNIEEIDKMSKNLTTSQKDNEKVVKKFDKGSQKNRHNNINNNINNKIDDNNIYTMPEENLIDEELDVSSIDFKNNFLEYKELVSKATGMGMNIVDNLMANIIHTLKSQYDIKFLIQKIKESDFLMGKLETKPSTANFSKKVMLDRIMADEYKNKISSKPQEIKSPATRIIGDINPWEVED, encoded by the coding sequence ATGAAAAAAGAGAATTATATATTAATTCAAGGATTTATGGTTACAGACTTAAATTTAAAAGGAAACGAACTTTTAGCGTATGCAATTATCTATGGATTTTCTCAAGAAGAGGGACAAACATTCAGAGGGAGTTTAAGTTATCTTGAGAAATGGCTAAACGCAAGCAAACAAACAGTTATAAACACTCTTAAAAGTTTAGTAGAAAAAGGACTTATTAAGAAAACCGAAAAAGTAATAAACAATATAAAATTTTGTGAATATTCTTGTAATATTGAAGAAATTGATAAGATGTCAAAAAATTTGACTACTAGTCAAAAAGACAATGAAAAAGTAGTCAAAAAATTTGATAAGGGTAGTCAAAAAAATAGACATAATAATATAAATAATAATATAAATAATAAGATAGATGATAATAATATATATACTATGCCTGAAGAAAATTTAATTGATGAAGAACTAGACGTTTCATCAATCGATTTTAAAAATAATTTTTTGGAATATAAAGAATTAGTATCTAAAGCAACAGGTATGGGAATGAATATTGTTGATAATCTTATGGCTAATATAATTCACACTCTTAAATCACAGTATGATATTAAGTTCCTCATTCAGAAAATTAAAGAGAGTGATTTTTTAATGGGGAAATTAGAAACTAAACCAAGTACAGCTAATTTCTCTAAAAAAGTTATGCTAGATAGGATAATGGCTGATGAGTATAAGAATAAAATTAGTTCTAAACCACAAGAAATAAAATCTCCTGCTACAAGAATAATCGGAGATATAAATCCTTGGGAGGTTGAGGACTAA
- a CDS encoding phosphoadenosine phosphosulfate reductase family protein, with translation MKNIVSFSGEKDSTAMLLLMIEKNIQIDEIIFCDTTVEFPEMYEHIKRVQAYINRPITILKAEHSYEYMMFQYEKKKGKNKGQKGYDWAGPLSRWCTRVFKQDVLRRYLKQKYSNDVVQFIGIAVDEPERLEKNKNFKNIRFPLAEWGITEEMALRYCYSKGFDWNGLYRKFDRISCWCCPLQSLKSLRTLYDDFPRLWKILKEWDRKARRNFRADYSVEELEKKFKKEYKQKNYFKGEGNNGS, from the coding sequence ATGAAAAATATAGTAAGTTTTTCAGGGGAAAAAGACAGTACAGCAATGTTGTTATTAATGATTGAAAAAAATATACAGATAGATGAAATAATATTTTGTGATACTACTGTTGAGTTTCCTGAAATGTATGAGCATATAAAAAGAGTACAAGCTTATATAAATAGACCTATAACAATTCTAAAAGCTGAACATTCATATGAATATATGATGTTTCAGTACGAGAAAAAGAAAGGTAAAAATAAAGGTCAAAAAGGATATGATTGGGCAGGACCTCTATCAAGGTGGTGTACAAGAGTTTTTAAGCAAGATGTTTTAAGAAGATATTTAAAACAAAAGTACAGCAATGATGTAGTTCAGTTCATAGGAATAGCAGTAGATGAGCCTGAAAGGTTAGAGAAAAATAAAAATTTTAAAAATATAAGATTTCCTCTAGCTGAATGGGGTATTACAGAAGAAATGGCTCTTAGATATTGTTACAGTAAAGGTTTTGACTGGAATGGATTATATAGAAAGTTTGATAGAATTTCTTGTTGGTGTTGCCCTTTACAAAGTTTAAAATCCTTAAGAACTCTATACGATGATTTTCCTCGTCTTTGGAAAATCTTAAAAGAATGGGATAGAAAAGCAAGAAGAAACTTTAGGGCTGATTATTCAGTAGAAGAACTCGAAAAGAAATTTAAGAAAGAATATAAACAAAAAAATTATTTTAAAGGCGAGGGAAACAATGGGAGTTAA
- a CDS encoding ParB/Srx family N-terminal domain-containing protein yields MIKDLQIEMISIDKIIPYENNAKLHPREQVNQIIGSIKEFGFNDPIAVNEKMVIIEGHGRMLAAQKMGLKEVPCIVLKGLTPAQEKAYMLAHNKLTMNSDFDIELLEEELKSLKNENYDLLMTGFSEDEFKEIFDTNTESQLLKDRYELEEESKGALNRKFIVPPFSVINSSASPWVDLKNKWKNYFDSKKGRAKDLIGTMYGTSEFDGAICEVFYQWFMPTGGGARY; encoded by the coding sequence ATGATAAAAGATTTACAAATTGAAATGATTAGTATAGACAAGATAATTCCTTATGAGAATAATGCTAAGTTACACCCAAGGGAACAAGTAAATCAAATTATAGGTAGTATAAAAGAATTTGGTTTTAACGACCCAATAGCCGTTAATGAAAAAATGGTAATTATAGAGGGACACGGAAGAATGTTAGCTGCACAAAAAATGGGACTAAAAGAAGTTCCTTGCATAGTTCTTAAGGGATTAACACCTGCACAAGAAAAAGCATATATGCTAGCACATAATAAGTTGACAATGAACTCCGATTTTGACATTGAATTACTGGAAGAAGAATTAAAGTCATTAAAGAATGAAAATTATGATTTATTAATGACAGGATTTAGTGAAGATGAATTTAAAGAGATATTTGATACAAATACGGAAAGCCAACTTTTAAAAGATAGGTATGAGCTAGAAGAAGAAAGCAAGGGAGCTTTGAACAGAAAATTTATAGTACCCCCATTCTCTGTTATAAATAGCTCTGCTTCTCCTTGGGTAGATTTAAAAAATAAATGGAAAAATTATTTTGATAGTAAAAAAGGTAGAGCAAAAGATTTAATAGGAACAATGTATGGAACTAGTGAATTTGATGGTGCAATTTGTGAAGTCTTTTATCAGTGGTTTATGCCGACGGGGGGGGGGGCAAGATACTAG
- a CDS encoding replicative DNA helicase, with the protein MNKMAHMLDKIIVLKLATNPEMIEKDFITELYKTKDVFNPWYKEGITKIYQALEKNIIVKVEESFDEKYLWEVLKDEEVTRNSYYYSSKDSILQDVKREYVKAQAKYISTNDDTEDIIQKLDNMKSVFEKTQSIKVVDIGKMVNKFFENIDKKLLNNSVKTRNWLRYNKAINMTGGDLIVIAGRPGMGKTAFALSYMLELAKNKSKGIFFSLEMSEGQLMERIISQMSNVLMIKFMNKEGWESITKEEHNRITNACEEIKKEYSPYIDIISGNFSTTDIYNVVEDKKPDYIMIDYLQILKSADRTADRIREITNISIELKRIAMKFDIPVIALSQLSRAVEQRANRRPMLSDLRESGQIEQDSSIVLMLYRDEYYNEGTEAKGEIEVAISKNRNGMLGTILFKFRKGVQRVYESY; encoded by the coding sequence ATGAATAAAATGGCTCATATGTTAGATAAAATTATTGTTTTAAAACTTGCTACTAATCCTGAAATGATTGAAAAGGACTTTATAACAGAATTATACAAGACAAAAGATGTGTTCAATCCTTGGTATAAAGAGGGTATCACTAAGATATACCAAGCACTAGAAAAAAATATTATAGTCAAGGTTGAAGAGAGTTTTGATGAGAAATATTTATGGGAAGTTTTAAAAGATGAGGAAGTTACAAGAAACTCATATTATTACAGCTCAAAAGATAGTATTCTACAAGATGTCAAAAGGGAATATGTAAAGGCACAAGCTAAATACATAAGCACAAATGATGATACTGAGGATATTATTCAAAAACTTGATAATATGAAAAGCGTATTTGAAAAAACTCAATCAATAAAAGTTGTTGATATAGGAAAAATGGTTAATAAATTCTTTGAGAATATAGACAAGAAATTATTAAACAACAGTGTAAAAACTAGAAATTGGTTGAGATATAACAAAGCTATAAATATGACTGGTGGAGATTTAATTGTGATAGCAGGAAGACCAGGAATGGGAAAAACAGCCTTTGCTTTGAGTTATATGCTAGAACTAGCAAAAAACAAAAGCAAAGGGATATTCTTTTCACTAGAAATGTCAGAGGGACAGTTAATGGAGAGAATAATATCTCAAATGTCCAATGTATTAATGATTAAATTTATGAATAAAGAGGGTTGGGAATCTATCACAAAAGAAGAACATAACAGAATTACAAATGCTTGTGAGGAGATAAAAAAAGAATACTCTCCGTATATTGATATTATCAGTGGAAACTTCTCAACGACCGATATTTACAATGTGGTTGAAGATAAAAAGCCTGATTATATTATGATTGACTATTTGCAAATATTAAAAAGTGCAGATAGAACAGCTGACAGAATAAGAGAGATAACTAACATTTCAATAGAGTTAAAAAGAATAGCAATGAAATTTGACATTCCAGTAATTGCACTATCTCAATTATCAAGAGCAGTAGAGCAAAGAGCTAATAGAAGACCTATGCTATCGGATTTAAGAGAATCAGGTCAAATAGAGCAAGATTCAAGTATTGTATTAATGCTTTATAGAGATGAATACTACAACGAGGGTACAGAGGCTAAAGGAGAAATAGAAGTTGCAATATCTAAAAATAGAAATGGAATGTTAGGAACTATATTATTTAAGTTTCGAAAAGGAGTACAGAGAGTATATGAAAGCTATTAA
- a CDS encoding VRR-NUC domain-containing protein — protein sequence MLESKIQSGIIDYLNILEKQGRLFFHRSNNNPVYDPVGKKFRSLAKGQKKGFPDIVVLADKRFIGLEVKSEKGYQTKEQKEIEKSFLKQGFEYYVVRSIDDVKNVLGKYIAR from the coding sequence ATGTTGGAAAGTAAAATCCAGTCAGGAATAATTGATTACTTAAATATATTAGAGAAACAAGGAAGATTATTCTTCCACAGAAGTAATAACAACCCAGTATATGACCCAGTAGGAAAGAAATTTAGAAGTCTAGCAAAAGGACAGAAGAAAGGATTTCCTGATATAGTTGTTCTAGCTGATAAAAGATTTATCGGTTTAGAGGTTAAATCTGAAAAAGGTTATCAAACAAAAGAACAAAAGGAAATTGAAAAATCTTTCTTAAAGCAAGGCTTTGAATACTACGTAGTACGTAGTATAGATGATGTTAAAAACGTCCTAGGGAAATATATAGCGAGATAA
- a CDS encoding DNA methyltransferase: MVYADGGGGKILDCFSGGVVRGAVAESLGYKYTGFDIRQEQISQNKKICKFLNLSPKYICDDSRNIEKYNLDNDYDLLFSCPPYADLEVYSDLEGDISNKEYDEFLKLYEDIIEKFTLKLKDNRFAIFVVGDIRDKQGYYRDFISDTVKAFKKAGLNLYNQVIYVEPAGTAPIRAGGQFNSSRKICKIHQNILIFYKGNIRKIKNEFGEFENNIETFI, encoded by the coding sequence GTGGTTTATGCCGACGGGGGGGGGGGCAAGATACTAGATTGTTTTAGTGGTGGAGTTGTAAGAGGTGCTGTTGCTGAAAGTCTTGGGTATAAATACACAGGTTTTGATATAAGACAAGAACAAATTTCGCAAAATAAAAAAATATGCAAGTTTTTAAATTTAAGTCCTAAATACATATGTGATGATAGCAGAAATATAGAAAAATACAACTTGGATAATGATTATGATTTATTATTCAGTTGCCCACCTTATGCTGATTTAGAAGTGTATAGTGATTTAGAGGGAGATATATCAAATAAAGAATATGATGAGTTTTTAAAATTGTATGAGGATATAATAGAAAAATTTACTTTAAAGTTAAAAGATAATAGATTTGCTATTTTTGTTGTTGGAGATATAAGAGATAAACAAGGCTATTATAGAGATTTTATATCAGATACAGTGAAAGCATTTAAAAAGGCAGGTCTTAATTTATATAACCAAGTAATTTATGTTGAACCTGCAGGTACAGCTCCTATAAGAGCAGGAGGACAATTTAATTCGTCAAGAAAAATATGTAAGATACATCAAAACATTTTAATTTTCTATAAAGGTAATATAAGAAAAATAAAAAACGAGTTTGGAGAATTCGAAAATAATATAGAAACATTTATTTAA